A single region of the Anaerohalosphaeraceae bacterium genome encodes:
- a CDS encoding ABC transporter ATP-binding protein: protein MAQKRNNFIRFLGYVRPYSGYLVLAVLGGIVKFTVPLLTPQVTRYLVDQVFLNATLPSEEKMRQLLLCTGAMAAVYLFLYAPFVYIRHIYADKASHRAVFHLRYELYWRILRLSASFFSRHRSGEIVSRLISDIALAQNLVGTALTNTWMDAAALIAILFFVFRIDMPTALAALATYPVYLFFFRRFSTSIRAATMRIQDELATMAGDVSERISATAVIHAFGREKTEKRRFRRQSEKLFSINMQRILMQGLNQAVTGTLIGLAPLVVIAFGGMRVLKGAMTVGDLVALMMYLGPLYLPMQRFSELNVVMANALAALDRIFQIMDEQPDIRSRPDAVDLPSVQGRVEFEHVWFGYQPDRPVLQDIHFTVEPGSRIALVGPSGSGKSTLVSLIPRFYDVQSGAVRIDGIDVRDLKVSSLRKAVGMVLQEPMLFSGTIRENILYGNPSASDQEVIEAAKAAHALEFIQALPAGFDTEVGERGLMLSGGQKQRITIARAFLKNPPILIFDEATSSLDSESEYWIQQAMQNLIRGRTTFIIAHRLATVIHADWILVLQNGRIVEQGTHLQLVSQNGIYRDFFRRQMQSAQLDLLVDSPFLNSDIS, encoded by the coding sequence ATGGCTCAAAAAAGAAACAATTTTATTCGTTTTTTGGGATATGTGCGGCCGTACAGCGGATACTTGGTGCTGGCAGTGCTGGGCGGTATCGTCAAATTTACAGTGCCGCTGCTGACCCCGCAGGTGACACGCTATCTGGTGGATCAGGTGTTCTTAAACGCAACCCTGCCTTCAGAAGAAAAAATGCGGCAGCTGCTGCTGTGCACCGGGGCGATGGCCGCCGTGTACCTGTTTCTTTATGCGCCGTTTGTGTACATCCGGCATATCTACGCGGACAAGGCCAGTCACCGGGCCGTGTTTCATCTGCGGTATGAACTGTACTGGCGAATCCTGCGGCTGTCGGCTTCGTTTTTCAGTCGGCACCGCAGCGGGGAAATCGTCTCCCGCCTTATCAGCGACATCGCTCTGGCTCAAAATCTGGTCGGTACAGCTCTGACCAATACCTGGATGGACGCCGCTGCCCTGATTGCCATCCTCTTTTTTGTCTTTCGAATCGACATGCCGACGGCTCTGGCGGCCCTGGCGACCTATCCGGTTTATCTGTTCTTTTTCCGCCGTTTCAGCACCAGCATTCGCGCCGCAACCATGCGGATTCAGGATGAACTGGCGACAATGGCCGGCGATGTGAGCGAGCGGATTTCCGCCACCGCCGTTATTCACGCTTTCGGTCGAGAAAAAACGGAAAAACGGCGATTCCGCCGACAATCCGAGAAGCTCTTTTCCATCAATATGCAGCGGATTCTGATGCAGGGACTCAATCAGGCCGTTACCGGCACGCTGATTGGGCTGGCTCCGCTCGTGGTGATTGCCTTCGGGGGAATGCGCGTGCTCAAGGGGGCAATGACGGTGGGCGATCTGGTGGCGCTGATGATGTATCTGGGGCCGCTGTATCTGCCGATGCAGCGGTTTTCCGAGCTGAATGTGGTGATGGCCAACGCCTTGGCGGCGCTGGACCGCATCTTTCAGATTATGGATGAGCAGCCCGACATCCGCAGCCGTCCGGACGCCGTGGACCTGCCTTCGGTTCAGGGCCGCGTGGAATTCGAGCACGTTTGGTTCGGCTATCAGCCGGACCGGCCCGTTCTGCAGGATATCCATTTTACTGTGGAGCCGGGCAGCCGGATTGCTCTGGTCGGCCCCAGCGGGTCGGGCAAAAGCACCCTCGTTAGTCTGATTCCGCGGTTTTACGATGTGCAGTCCGGCGCCGTGCGGATTGACGGCATTGATGTGCGGGACCTGAAGGTGTCCTCTTTGCGGAAAGCCGTCGGAATGGTGCTGCAGGAACCGATGCTTTTCAGCGGCACGATTCGGGAAAATATTCTTTACGGCAATCCTTCCGCCTCAGACCAGGAGGTGATTGAAGCGGCCAAAGCCGCTCACGCGCTGGAATTCATTCAGGCCCTTCCGGCGGGGTTTGATACGGAAGTCGGTGAGCGGGGGCTGATGCTTTCCGGCGGACAAAAACAGCGGATTACCATTGCCCGGGCGTTCTTAAAGAATCCGCCCATTCTGATTTTTGATGAAGCGACCAGCTCGCTGGATTCAGAATCAGAGTACTGGATTCAGCAGGCCATGCAGAATCTGATTCGCGGACGAACGACGTTTATTATTGCTCACCGTCTGGCTACCGTCATCCACGCCGACTGGATTCTTGTCCTTCAAAACGGACGAATTGTCGAACAGGGAACCCACCTGCAGTTGGTAAGCCAGAACGGAATTTATCGGGATTTCTTCCGCCGACAGATGCAGTCTGCCCAGCTGGATTTGCTGGTCGATTCCCCATTTTTGAATTCAGATATCTCTTGA